A genomic window from Periweissella cryptocerci includes:
- a CDS encoding virulence-associated E family protein — protein MEKFTAIKEQVLAGVPAWIDELTRHSTGIVKTGSPRNVALYVNNSAALAGVIGYNEFTGEVVGVKACPALGLANVGRLEDIHEIHLKSYLEAEYDFLADDRALTQGVELAARELPFNPMKDWVERKTWDGIARVATYFIDYLGCVDDEYNRMIATRWFVGLVARIYRPGCKFEIVPVLTGKQGIGKSTCVANLVPREYFTDQLSSFAPEKDELAKLNTKSVVELSEIRADKNATIEQKKAFISSQIDEIRKPYGRRATVMERAFVLIATTNNSEFLSDATGERRFFPIEAGRTTATKSPWDTALVQAEVAQLFAEAKVLFDAGERYHISRDDAALADIYQERAKHTDLEAEAVLKYLDMEVPVTWEKVSNGLRGLYYRNYPDNLEEIRHRWMEKSFGFDDREPLGRTTTSEVLGSVFSVETADLPRISAGRMGKKIGVTIENCDGWVKKRTNTFRGYFREL, from the coding sequence ATGGAAAAATTTACAGCGATTAAAGAACAAGTTTTGGCGGGCGTACCAGCGTGGATTGATGAGCTGACGCGCCATTCAACGGGTATCGTCAAGACGGGCTCACCGCGAAATGTGGCTTTGTATGTGAATAATAGTGCGGCGCTAGCTGGAGTCATTGGCTACAACGAATTTACCGGAGAAGTAGTAGGCGTAAAAGCTTGTCCGGCGCTTGGTTTGGCGAACGTGGGACGGCTGGAGGACATTCATGAAATTCATTTGAAAAGCTATTTGGAAGCCGAATATGATTTTTTGGCCGATGACCGGGCACTGACACAAGGGGTGGAATTGGCGGCCCGTGAGCTACCATTTAACCCGATGAAAGACTGGGTTGAGCGCAAAACGTGGGATGGCATTGCGCGGGTGGCAACGTACTTTATTGATTATTTGGGGTGCGTTGATGATGAGTATAACCGCATGATTGCGACGCGGTGGTTTGTCGGCTTGGTGGCGCGAATCTATCGGCCGGGCTGTAAGTTTGAAATTGTGCCCGTGCTGACTGGTAAACAAGGAATTGGGAAATCAACGTGTGTGGCGAATCTTGTGCCACGCGAGTATTTTACTGACCAATTGAGTTCATTTGCGCCCGAAAAAGACGAGCTGGCCAAATTAAATACCAAATCAGTGGTCGAACTATCCGAAATTCGCGCTGACAAGAACGCCACGATTGAACAGAAGAAGGCGTTTATCTCGTCACAAATTGATGAAATTCGCAAACCATATGGCCGCCGGGCGACCGTGATGGAGCGTGCCTTTGTTCTGATTGCGACGACGAATAATTCGGAATTTTTGAGCGATGCCACTGGGGAACGGCGGTTTTTCCCCATCGAAGCTGGGCGGACGACTGCGACTAAATCACCGTGGGATACCGCACTTGTGCAAGCAGAAGTAGCGCAGTTATTTGCGGAAGCCAAGGTTTTATTTGACGCGGGTGAACGCTACCACATCAGTCGGGATGATGCCGCGCTCGCCGACATCTACCAAGAACGCGCCAAACACACGGACTTAGAAGCCGAAGCCGTGTTGAAGTATCTGGATATGGAGGTGCCGGTAACGTGGGAAAAAGTCTCGAATGGCTTACGCGGGCTGTATTACCGCAACTATCCGGATAACCTCGAAGAAATTCGCCACCGCTGGATGGAGAAGAGCTTTGGGTTTGATGACCGGGAACCACTCGGACGGACGACTACCAGTGAAGTGCTGGGCAGCGTTTTTAGTGTGGAAACCGCCGATTTGCCCCGGATTTCTGCTGGACGGATGGGGAAGAAGATTGGTGTGACGATTGAAAATTGTGATGGGTGGGTGAAAAAAAGGACGAATACTTTTCGAGGCTATTTCCGCGAATTGTAG
- a CDS encoding bifunctional DNA primase/polymerase: MTCYLRAGELQQAGIPVFPLIAGSKIPLKGSHGVRDASTDAHHLEQWFMRGECNFGIALEPVHLLVLDLDRNHQAGADGIANFMQFRQERGLTDFTLGNTYTEKTPNEGLHAFFSYPAHLKLKAKVGFLPGVDILTVSTIMAPSQVNGRPYTIVNGTLNAVAPAPRWLLEVVSATPLPAEQVTESDWGVGRRQAKFRGGKADSFLNRVFDGCGHGERNNWVASVVGSLLASGTREEVAYHLIHLFNREFVTPALAENEVNQIFKSILGRHVRRYGR, encoded by the coding sequence ATGACATGTTATTTACGCGCGGGGGAACTGCAACAAGCGGGGATTCCAGTCTTTCCTTTGATTGCGGGCAGTAAGATTCCGCTCAAGGGCTCACACGGTGTCCGGGACGCGTCCACGGATGCCCACCACTTAGAACAATGGTTTATGCGCGGCGAATGTAATTTTGGGATTGCCTTAGAACCGGTGCACTTACTAGTTTTGGACTTAGATCGCAACCACCAAGCCGGCGCAGATGGCATCGCCAATTTTATGCAGTTTCGGCAAGAACGCGGTTTAACGGATTTTACGCTGGGGAACACATACACGGAGAAAACTCCGAACGAGGGTCTACATGCATTCTTTTCTTACCCAGCGCATTTGAAATTAAAAGCCAAAGTCGGGTTCCTACCAGGCGTCGATATTTTGACGGTGAGCACAATTATGGCACCGAGTCAGGTCAATGGGCGCCCGTACACCATCGTCAATGGCACGCTAAATGCCGTTGCGCCAGCACCACGGTGGTTACTGGAAGTGGTCAGCGCAACACCGTTACCAGCCGAACAGGTTACAGAATCTGATTGGGGTGTTGGTAGGCGGCAAGCCAAGTTTCGTGGTGGTAAAGCCGATTCATTTTTGAACCGGGTCTTTGATGGCTGCGGGCACGGTGAACGGAATAATTGGGTGGCATCGGTGGTCGGTTCGCTGTTGGCAAGTGGGACGCGGGAAGAAGTGGCGTATCACTTGATTCATTTGTTCAACCGTGAATTCGTGACACCGGCACTAGCGGAAAACGAAGTTAATCAAATCTTTAAGTCAATTTTGGGGCGCCATGTTCGGCGGTATGGACGATAG